A window of the Serratia sarumanii genome harbors these coding sequences:
- the iolE gene encoding myo-inosose-2 dehydratase, with protein MNKDNVKLAIAPIGWTNDDMPDLGKENTFQQCVSEMALAGFTGSEVGSKYPRDPAVLKPMLDIRGIQICNAWFSTFFADGQKDKTIDEFINHMNFLHAMGARVIGCSEQSKSIQGTTKGVFEEKPYFSDEEWQRVADGYNELAKIAAGKGMQVCLHHHMGTGIQTTAEIDRYMSMVNDDVYLLFDTGHAYYSEGSQQAMMAILEKYLPRINHVHLKDVRDEVVAEVKANKLSFLDGVKKGTFTVPGDGVIDFRPVFKLLDERGYKGWMVVEAEQDPALANPFEYAVKARRYIRETAGI; from the coding sequence ATGAATAAAGACAACGTGAAATTGGCCATTGCGCCGATCGGCTGGACCAACGACGACATGCCCGATCTGGGCAAGGAAAACACCTTCCAGCAGTGCGTCAGCGAAATGGCGCTGGCCGGCTTCACCGGCAGCGAAGTGGGCAGCAAATACCCGCGCGATCCGGCGGTGCTGAAACCGATGCTGGATATTCGCGGCATCCAGATCTGCAACGCCTGGTTCAGCACCTTTTTCGCCGACGGCCAGAAAGACAAAACCATCGATGAATTTATCAACCACATGAATTTCCTGCATGCCATGGGCGCCAGGGTGATCGGCTGCTCCGAGCAGAGCAAGAGCATTCAGGGCACCACCAAAGGCGTGTTCGAAGAGAAGCCGTACTTCAGCGATGAAGAGTGGCAGCGCGTGGCCGACGGTTACAACGAGCTGGCGAAGATCGCCGCCGGCAAAGGCATGCAGGTGTGTCTGCACCACCACATGGGCACCGGCATTCAGACCACGGCCGAAATCGATCGCTACATGAGCATGGTCAACGACGACGTCTACCTGCTGTTCGATACCGGCCACGCCTACTATTCGGAAGGCAGCCAGCAGGCGATGATGGCGATCCTGGAGAAGTATCTGCCGCGCATCAACCACGTCCATCTGAAGGACGTGCGCGATGAGGTGGTGGCGGAAGTGAAAGCCAACAAGCTGAGCTTCCTCGACGGCGTGAAGAAGGGCACCTTCACCGTGCCGGGTGATGGCGTGATCGACTTCAGGCCGGTGTTCAAGCTACTGGACGAGCGCGGTTACAAAGGGTGGATGGTGGTGGAGGCCGAGCAGGATCCGGCGCTGGCCAACCCGTTCGAGTATGCGGTAAAAGCGCGCCGTTATATTCGGGAAACCGCTGGCATTTAA
- a CDS encoding sugar phosphate isomerase/epimerase family protein, whose translation MKIAFDVDVIRDLGVTKMVQQVADWGYKYIEQSPHPQINPFYKHPKASREIMAEYKNALKATGVEISSFIVVYRWSGPGEDRRQAAVKNWRRMIEIAVEMGVQVINTELAGNPNEPEICEELWYRSMEELLPIVEREGIRMEIQSHPWDFCELSNETADLVKSLRSDHVKYLYSVPHTFYYDKGLGDVAGMLQYAGDDLSHVLIADTMNHTKHCRYIVNPPGVDAAVHQHVGIGEGEVNFDALFQTLRDMEFANRSFKVGGESIICTSLFGYPEKMPSQAVATRERIERELLGK comes from the coding sequence ATGAAGATCGCTTTTGATGTTGACGTTATCCGGGATTTGGGCGTCACCAAAATGGTTCAGCAGGTGGCGGACTGGGGCTACAAATATATCGAGCAGTCGCCGCACCCGCAGATCAACCCGTTTTACAAGCATCCGAAGGCCAGTCGCGAAATCATGGCGGAGTATAAAAACGCCCTGAAAGCGACCGGCGTGGAGATCTCCTCATTTATCGTGGTGTATCGCTGGTCCGGGCCAGGGGAAGATCGCCGCCAGGCGGCGGTCAAAAACTGGCGGCGGATGATCGAAATCGCGGTGGAAATGGGCGTGCAGGTGATTAACACCGAACTGGCGGGTAACCCCAACGAACCGGAGATCTGCGAGGAGCTGTGGTATCGCTCGATGGAGGAGCTGCTGCCGATCGTCGAGCGCGAGGGTATCCGTATGGAGATCCAGTCGCACCCGTGGGACTTTTGCGAGCTGAGCAACGAAACCGCCGATCTGGTGAAATCGCTGCGCAGCGACCACGTCAAATACCTCTACAGCGTGCCGCACACCTTCTACTACGACAAGGGGCTGGGTGACGTGGCCGGCATGCTGCAGTACGCCGGGGACGATCTTTCCCACGTGCTGATCGCCGACACCATGAATCACACCAAGCATTGCCGTTATATCGTCAACCCGCCGGGCGTTGACGCCGCGGTGCATCAGCACGTCGGCATCGGCGAAGGCGAGGTGAATTTCGACGCCCTGTTCCAGACGCTGCGCGACATGGAATTTGCCAACCGCAGCTTCAAGGTCGGCGGCGAATCGATCATCTGCACCTCGCTGTTCGGCTACCCGGAAAAGATGCCGAGCCAGGCGGTGGCGACCAGAGAGCGCATCGAAAGAGAGCTGTTGGGCAAATAA
- a CDS encoding Gfo/Idh/MocA family protein, producing MTLNIGVIGTGAIGRDHIRRCSKVLQGARVVAVNDINRDNAAKVVSDLQLDARVYDNGHDLIKAADVQAVLVTSWGPSHEEFVLAAIAAGKPVFCEKPLAVTAQGCKNIVDAEAKHGKRLVQVGFMRPYDQGYRALKQVLTSGQIGEPLMLHCAHRNPTVGEAYTTDMAITDTLIHEIDVLRWLLDDDYVSVQVVFPRKSPKAFPHLKDPQIVLFETAKGTRIDVEIFVNCQYGYDIQCEVVGETGIAKLPEPSSVQMRSGARLSTEILTDWKDRFIDAYDVELQGFINDVAAGKLTGPSAWDGYAAAVTADACVAAQLSGEIVPVTLPARPAFYNK from the coding sequence ATGACATTGAACATTGGGGTTATCGGCACCGGCGCCATCGGCCGCGATCATATCCGTCGCTGCAGCAAAGTGTTGCAGGGCGCACGGGTGGTGGCGGTGAATGACATTAACCGCGACAACGCCGCCAAGGTGGTGAGCGATCTGCAGCTGGATGCGCGGGTGTATGACAACGGCCACGATCTGATTAAGGCCGCCGACGTGCAGGCGGTGCTGGTGACTTCCTGGGGGCCGAGCCACGAAGAGTTCGTGCTGGCGGCCATCGCCGCCGGCAAACCGGTGTTCTGCGAGAAGCCGCTGGCGGTGACCGCGCAGGGCTGCAAAAACATCGTCGATGCCGAAGCGAAGCACGGCAAACGGCTGGTGCAGGTCGGCTTTATGCGCCCCTATGACCAGGGCTATCGTGCGCTGAAACAGGTGCTGACCAGCGGCCAGATCGGCGAGCCGCTGATGCTGCACTGCGCGCACCGCAACCCGACGGTCGGCGAGGCCTACACCACCGATATGGCGATCACCGACACCCTGATCCACGAAATCGACGTGCTGCGCTGGCTGCTCGACGACGACTATGTGTCGGTGCAGGTGGTGTTCCCGCGCAAGAGCCCGAAGGCGTTCCCACACCTGAAAGATCCGCAGATTGTGCTGTTCGAAACCGCCAAAGGCACGCGCATTGACGTCGAAATCTTCGTCAACTGCCAGTACGGCTACGACATTCAGTGTGAAGTGGTAGGGGAAACCGGCATCGCCAAACTGCCGGAGCCGTCTTCGGTGCAGATGCGCAGCGGCGCCCGCCTGTCGACTGAAATCCTGACCGACTGGAAGGATCGTTTTATCGACGCTTATGACGTTGAGCTACAGGGCTTCATCAACGACGTGGCCGCGGGCAAGTTGACCGGGCCTTCCGCCTGGGACGGCTACGCCGCCGCGGTGACCGCCGACGCCTGCGTGGCGGCCCAGCTCAGCGGCGAAATCGTGCCGGTGACCTTGCCGGCGCGCCCGGCGTTTTACAACAAATAG